One window of Carassius auratus strain Wakin chromosome 17, ASM336829v1, whole genome shotgun sequence genomic DNA carries:
- the baz1a gene encoding bromodomain adjacent to zinc finger domain protein 1A isoform X3, whose amino-acid sequence MPLLHKKPFVRQKPPADLRPDEEVFLCKITHEIFRTYDEFFERTILCNSLVWSCAVTGKPGLTYQEALESERKARFNLQNFPNALLVPLLHLTALTHRSRLHEICDDVYAYVKERFFPGEIVDVVSRSGARQPCKILDVTPPHSNGTANGHVRHHIEGDSIVISDSDEEPTVTSPKTPTNGKKRKSISPSSFKYRVQPVTPEGCEPLVVKAAQICRKKNVFSRDRLKLLLKQHCEPINGTIRLKPSTVLKYKLAEHNFSYFFPDEPPVFAFSPPGKGRGRRPNDASPTEMNYVEEKLKLMQQKEQMMAMEKFKKEREDLIEAKRKEKEDKEKKREEMKRIVEEEKQRRKEEKERMKVEKEREREKLKEEKKKYAERLKLWNRPREDMECDDLKELPKSLPVKTRLPPELFGDALMVLEFLNAFGELFDLKDEFPDGVTLEVLEDALVGSDPEGPLCELLFFFLSAIFQALAEEQEEVAKDQLAEADVKDLSEALEDDADPTQSAISAVASLAAAWPQLHQGCSLKQLDLDSCTLTEILRLHILASGADCMSTNAKFRYQKQGGFGSTDDPCVELRLSNQCLLKKLSCTTVYDLLPGEKLKILHSLCGKLLTLVSTRDFIEDNADEQRSAKQELRELKAEQHRREREEAAERVRKRKEEKLREQEQKLKEKHEKLKEEARNGEHLAGEEMDTSTESQEGHAEQNTEDEEEQPVKKTNDTPKEKQDGEVETKDSLSPEELHQQQLKEKELLERIQKAMACTYILPLGRDRLYRRYWIFPSAGALFVEEDFFGLTEDMLEPRPTPEPKIEELFSAQSPVKTDATTEEPVLVQNTSPPVNRPNQWFFYSTPEEVEQLIEALNPRGRRESSLKETLLQEKERIVQLMDSKAAQRYHHSDESLPETKGSTLKPKAGPQSTVPAERFMENRLRDLLLDIEDRIYQGTLGAIKVMDRNSWRAALENGNYELLNPEAKENGLTNEEEEPMEIDANHVRVKDRLQELKVEGQSATSTAASTPQPVSNIVHFLAQALAQIEQGIERKFLKAPLGDDDAKKDQKLKKKDKKKDDDQSSEKDDGSESGRQVKTVQERWRESLLACSSLSQVFLHLSTLERSVVWAKSILNARCKVCRRKGDAENMLLCDACDRGYHIFCVRPKLKAVPSEDWFCPECRPKQRSHRINSRQRSSIDSEEEMEDEEESEQEEEESEEEEVESEEEQSEEEDVPKKAPVKLPLQSNKGSRLNTRSKQAESSHSTPRSQQSTPKQSQPANKGGSKNSGKKSTPVSNGKPPPRAGSRSSARLSLEVPSNGTNAKSNQSSPAAENTDSRKRPINAEVSPKAKIVLAPTTTSSNRRSSVRNLGVHELSACELLSVDLVRHEDSWPFKKLVSRTQVPDYYDIIKKPIALSTIREKVNNCEYQTAAEYIKDVELMFSNCLEYNPINTNEAKAGLRLQAFFHSELQRLGLAERMTPPQKRPRM is encoded by the exons tgaattctTTGAGAGGACCATTCTGTGTAACAGTCTTGTATGGAGCTGTGCTGTGACAGGGAAGCCTGGTCTGACCTACCAGGAGGCCCTGGAGAGCGAGAGGAAAGCCAGATTTAATCTTCAGAACTTTCCCAATGCGCTGCTCGTCCCCCTTCTGCACCTGACAGCACTTACACACCGCTCACGTCTGCATGAGATATGCGATGATGTGTACGCTTATGTCAAAGAGCGCTTCTTTCCTGGAGAAATTGTGGATGTTGTCAGTCGCTCTGGTGCCAG GCAACCCTGCAAAATATTGGATGTTACACCTCCCCATTCCAATGGCACAGCCAATGGCCATGTCAGACATCACATAGAGGGCGATTCAATTGTTATCAGTGACAGTGATGAGGAGCCGACAGTCACTTCTCCCAAAACACCAACTAATGG CAAGAAGAGGAAATCCATCAGTCCATCTTCGTTTAAATACAGAGTTCAGCCTGTCACCCCAGAGGGCTGTGAACCTTTAGTAGTAAAAGCTGCTCAGATTTG TCGTAAAAAGAACGTTTTTAGTCGAGACCGATTGAAGCTGCTTCTTAAACAGCACTGTGAACCAATAAATGGAACCATCAGACTCAAG CCATCAACAGTTCTAAAATATAAGTTAGCCGAACACAATTTCTCCTACTTCTTCCCGGATGAGCCCCCAGTGTTTGCCTTCAGTCCACCAGGGAAGGGCAGAGGTCGCCGTCCTAATGATGCCTCTCCAACTGAG ATGAATTATGTGGAGGAGAAATTAAAATTGATGCAGCAGAAAGAACAGATGATGGCCATGG AAAAattcaagaaagaaagagaggatcTAATAGAGgccaaaaggaaagaaaaagaggacaaagagaaaaagagagaggagaTGAAGAGGATAGTAGAAGAGGAGAAACAGAGGCGGAAAGAGGAGAAGGAACGAATGAAGGTTGAGAAAGAGAGG GAACGAGAGAAGCTaaaggaggaaaagaaaaaatatgcagAACGACTGAAGTTATGGAACAGACCTCGAGAAGACATGGAGTGTGATGACCTTAAG GAGCTGCCGAAGTCACTTCCAGTGAAAACCCGTCTTCCTCCAGAGCTGTTTGGAGATGCTCTGATGGTGCTTGAGTTCCTGAATGCATTTGGAGAGCTGTTTGATCTAAAGGATGAGTTCCCTGATGGCGTAACACTGG AGGTTCTGGAGGACGCCTTGGTGGGCTCTGATCCTGAGGGACCACTCTGTGAACTGCTATTCTTCTTCCTTTCGGCCATATTCCAGGCTCTGGCAGAGGAACAGGAGGAAGTGGCCAAAGACCAGTTGGCAGAAGCGGATGTCAAAG ATCTTAGTGAAGCTCTGGAGGATGATGCTGACCCCACACAGTCTGCCATCAGCGCTGTGGCATCTCTTGCTGCTGCCTGGCCACAACTGCACCAAG GCTGTAGTTTGAAGCAGTTGGATCTGGACAGCTGTACTCTCACTGAGATTCTGAGGCTGCACATCCTGGCCTCGGGGGCAGATTGCATGTCCACCAATGCAAAGTTTCGCTACCAGAAACAGGGTGGGTTTGGCTCCACAGATGACCCCTGTGTGGAGCTGCGTCTGTCAAACCAGTGCCTGCTCAAAAAGCTCTCCTGCACTACTGTCTATGACCTGCTGCCtg GAGAGAAGCTGAAGATCCTGCATTCTCTGTGTGGAAAGCTGCTGACTTTGGTTTCTACAAGAGACTTTATAGAAGACAATGCAGACGAGCAGAGGTCTGCCAAGCAGGAACTGCGAGAGCTTAAAGCTGAACAGCATCGCAGAGAGCGAGAGGAAGCCGCAGAGAG GGTTCGAAAAAGAAAGGAGGAGAAGCTGAGGGAACAGGAacagaaattaaaagaaaaacatgaaaaactcaAAGAGGAGGCAAGAAATGGAGAACATTTGGCAGG AGAGGAGATGGACACCAGCACAGAAAGTCAGGAAGGTCATGCTGAGCAAAACACTGAAGATGAGGAGGAGCAA ccagtaaagaaaacaaatgacACCCCAAAAGAGAAACAGGATGGTGAGGTTGAAACGAAAGACAGTCTGAGCCCAGAGGAGTTACATCAACAGCAGCTCAAAGAGAAGGAACTCCTGGAGCGCATTCAGAAAGCTATGGCCTGCACCTACATCCTGCCTCTCGGCCGCGACCGCCTTTATCGCCGCTACTGGATTTTCCCTTCTGCTGGGGCACTGTTTGTTGAGGAGGACTTCTTTGGCCTGACAGAAGACATGCTAGAGCCCCGTCCTACTCCCGAACCCAAAATAGAAGAGCTTTTCTCAGCCCAGAGCCCAGTTAAGACGGATGCCACCACTGAGGAGCCGGTGCTGGTCCAGAACACCTCGCCGCCAGTCAACCGGCCCAATCAGTGGTTCTTCTACAGCACACCTGAGGAGGTGGAGCAGCTCATAGAGGCTCTGAACCCTCGTGGACGCAGAGAGAGCAGCCTTAAAGAGACTTTGCTGCAGGAGAAGGAGCGCATTGTTCAACTGATGGATAGTAAAGCTGCTCAGCGATACCATCATTCAG ATGAGTCACTGCCAGAAACCAAAGGCAGTACTTTAAAACCAAAAGCTGGCCCACAAAGCACTGTACCTGCTGAGCGTTTCATGGAGAATCGTCTCAGAGATCTGCTACTGGATATTGAGGACCGCATCTATCAGGGAACTCTGGGGGCAATTAAA GTGATGGACAGAAACTCATGGAGAGCCGCTCTGGAAAACGGGAACTATGAACTGCTGAATCCTGAGGCTAAAGAGAACGGGCTGACCAACGAAGAAGAGGAGCCGATGGAAATTGATGCGAATCACGTCAGAGTCAAAGACag gcTGCAAGAATTGAAGGTGGAGGGTCAGAGTGCCACATCCACTGCTGCGAGCACACCACAGCCCGTCAGTAACATTGTGCACTTTTTGGCACAGGCTCTTGCACAGATTGAGCAGGGCATAGAGCGCAAGTTCCTGAAAGCTCCGCTAG GTGATGATGATGCCAAGAAAGACCAGAAGTTGAAGAAAAAGGATAAAAAGAAAGATGACGATCAGTCCAGTGAGAAAGATG ATGGCAGTGAAAGTGGGCGGCAGGTGAAGACGGTGCAAGAACGCTGGCGTGAGTCTTTGTTGGCCTGCTCCAGCTTGTCGCAGGTCTTCCTGCATCTCTCCACACTTGAGCGCAGCGTAGTCTGGGCCAAATCCATCCTCAATGCCCGTTGTAAGGTGTGCCGTAGGAAAGGAGATGCTGAGAACATGCTTCTATGTGACGCCTGTGACAGAGGCTATCATATCTTCTGTGTTCGGCCAAAACTGAAG GCTGTTCCTTCTGAAGACTGGTTCTGCCCTGAGTGCCGCCCAAAACAGCGCTCCCACAGAATCAACTCACGTCAGCGCTCCTCTATCGACTCTGAAGAAGAAATGGAGGACGAGGAGGAGTCTGAACAAGAGGAAGAAGAATCAGAAGAGGAAGAAGTTGAGTCGGAAGAAGAACAGTCAGAGGAGGAAGA TGTGCCCAAGAAGGCTCCCGTCAAACTTCCTCTTCAGAGCAATAAAGGAAGTCGTTTGAACACCAGATCAAAACAGGCCGAATCAAGTCATTCCACACCTCGCTCGCAGCAGAGCACCCCCAAACAGAGCCAGCCTGCTAATAAAGGAGGCTCCAAAAACTCAGGGAAGAAGTCTACCCCGGTGTCTAATGGCAAGCCCCCTCCCCGGGCTGGAAGCCGCTCCAGTGCCCGTCTTAGTCTAGAGGTGCCCTCCAATGGCACAAATGCCAAATCCAACCAGTCCAGTCCTGCAGCAGAAAATACAGACTCTAGGAAGAGACCCATTAATG CAGAGGTCTCCCCAAAAGCCAAAATCGTCTTGGCTCCAACCACCACTTCCTCCAACCGTCGAAGCTCAGTGAGAAACTTGGGTGTGCACGAGCTGTCAGCCTGTGAGCTGCTCTCTGTGGACCTGGTCAGACATGAGGACAGCTGGCCCTTCAAGAAACTGGTGTCCAGAACTCAG GTGCCTGATTACTATGACATAATCAAAAAACCCATCGCCTTGAGCACAATCAGGGAAAAGGTCAACAACTGTGAATACCAAACTGCTG CGGAGTATATTAAGGATGTGGAGCTCATGTTTTCCAACTGTCTGGAGTACAACCCAATTAACACCAACGAAGCAAAGGCCGGTCTACGGCTCCAGGCCTTCTTTCATTCTGAGCTTCAGAGACTCGGCCTGGCTGAACGCATGACCCCTCCACAGAAACGGCCACGGATGTAA